In the Bacteroidales bacterium genome, ACTTAACCTTACCTCTTGAAAATAATTACCGAAAACTTTCCTTCGTGAAGTCATTTCTTTTTTTAATTTCGTGGACTGTTGCGTCCGGATGTATGGCAAACGCATTCGCAATACTACTTTTCTTTTCTTATTACGCTGCCTCCCGGCATTCAGTGACAGGTTGTTTTAGAACTTCACTAAATGTTTCTAAACTATAAAATCACAACATTATGAAAAACATGAACATCATATTTAGCATCAGCATTGTGCTGATAATGTGTGTAGCGAACAGTGCTGCTGCACAATGCGTTCAATGCGAGGGCGGAATCGCTTCCGGAACCAACGCAAGCATAATTGGCACAAACAACATTGCCAGTGGTAATTCGTCCTTTGCCGGAGGAAAAGATTCTGAAGCAACAGGAAGGGAATCTTTTGCATTCGGCAAAAACGCAAAAGTAATAGGAAGCAGCCCTTTTGCTATTGCTATTGGACATGATGTAACCGCCTTCGGAGGTTCTTCTATTGTCCTAGGAAGAAATCTGATGACCACCACATCTGGTGCAATGATTATCGGTACAGGTTTTAATGATAGCATTAACAGTCTAAAAAATGAGGTGCCCTATTCCCTAATGATTGGCTTCAATTCCTCAAAACCTACATTTTTTGTAGGCGAATCTTCTGGCTCGAGTGGAACCGGCAAAATCGGAATAGGAAACGTCACCGATCCGCAGGCCAAACTGCATATACTCGGAGACTATAATTCATACAATCCTACCGAAGCTTCTTTGCTCATCGAGTCAGCTGGAAATCATTACTCAACCCTTTGGCTTGGGGATAAAGAACACAGCATCTATACCAAGCCTGGGTCTGATTTTAAATTTAGCACCAGCTTGAATACGGATTTTGTATTTGAAAATGGCAATGTGGGAATAGGAACAAATTCTCCCGAGCAAAAGCTCGATGTAAATGGAACAATAAAAGCCACAGGATTTCAATTGGTGAACAATACGCAGGGTTTTGGTAAAATCCTGCAATCAGATGAATTTGGAAATGCGACCTGGGTCGATGCGCCGTCGGGAGCATGCGTACAATGCGATAGTACAACAAATACAGGAGAATTTTCATCAACACTTGGTAAAAAGACAACTGCTTCGGATTTCGCCTCATTTGCTTCAGGATACGAAGTATTATCTTCCAATGCCTTTAGTTTTGCACACGGAAAGTTTTTAACTGCATCGGGAGCAAATTCTTTAGCCATTGGCAGCTTTGCTATAGCAGAAAAATATTCTTCAATGGTTATTGGTGTTGGATTTAGTAATGATAATAGACTGAAGAATGATATCAGAAATTCGTTAATGATAGGGTTTGGGTCTAATGTACCCACTTTTTTTATTGAGGGTTATCATGGAATGAACCGCACTGGCCGCATAGGCATCGGCAACGTTACCGCCCCCCAGGCTAAGCTCCACATCAGAGCAGATGAAAACTACGACACCGCAAGTGTATTTATCCAGGCTTTTAACGACAATAAACCTGCATACCTGTGGATGGGAAACAAGAACTTCGGGATACATAAATATAGTACAACGCTTGAATTTTTGAGCGGTGGCGATTATGTGTTCGGTGGGGGTAATGTGGGAATAGGAACAAATTCTCCCGAGCAAAAGCTCGATGTAAATGGAACAATAAAAGCCACAGGATTTCAATTGATGAACAATACGCAGGGTTTTGGTAAAATCCTGCAATCCGATGAATTTGGAAATGCAACCTGGGTCGATCCATCGTCGGGAGCATGCGTCCAATGTGATGAAAATTCAAATCCTTCCGGACTTTATGCAAGTGTTATTGGGATTGAAAATACGGCTTCTGGAGAAGCAGCCTTTGCGTCAGGGAAAATAAATACTTCGCCGGGGGATTTCTCAACTAGCTTAGGGTATGGTAACAACGCTGAGGGGAAGTTTTCGTTGGCTGGTGGCGAAGAGTGCAGTGCAACCGGTCAACGTGCTTTTGCTTATGGCCAATTTGCCAGAGCCGAAGGGTCGAGGAGCCTGGCTCTCGGAAAATTTGTTTTGGCATATGGGGCAAATTCTGTTGCAATCGGACGCTACGTAAAATCCGTTATTTCTGATGCAATGATTATCGGGTGTGGTATAGACACAAACAATTATATTGAAAACAACGAGGTTAGTACCTTAATGATCGGCTTCAACAGCAACCGCCACACATTTTTTGTCGATAAGGCTTCCGGCCTCAATACAACCGGGAAAATTGGTATTGGCAATGTTACCGATCCTGAAGCTAAACTCCACATTCTTGGTGATAATGATCCATATAATACCGATGATGCGTCACTGTACATCGAATCTGCCGGCAGCTATTATTCAACAATTTATCTAGGCGACAAGAGCCATTTCATAAAAACCAAGCCAGGTAAAGATTTGGAATTCAATGCTGCCGGACAGGATTTTTATTTTAATAACGGCAATGCCGGTTTTGGAACTAACCAACCCGCTGCCAAAGTACAGGTAAAAGACGGCGACATCTTTATCGAAGACATCGACCGGGGCATCATCATGAAGTCGCCCGACGGAAACTGCTGGCGCGGAACCGTCAATAACCAGGGGATGCTGGAGTTTACCCAGGTGGACTGCCAGACCCTGGAAACCGGTATTAACAGTCCGGAGCCTTCCAACTCCAAACGCGTAAAAATCTATCCAAACCCAGTAGGAAACCAGGTTTTTATTAATTGCGAGGAAACCCTTGCCGGACTGCAACTGGAAATCAGCGACATCAACGGACGACTTATCCTCAGTCAGAAACTCAGAAACACTGAAAACTCCATCGACGTTTCCACCTATCAGCCCGGCACTTATCTTTTCAGGCTCACCGATAAAAACGGAAAGCTGGTGGCTACGGAAAAGGTGATTAAAGAGTAGGTGGGTTAATTTCATCGCGTAACTCCCAGGTAATTTATTAGTCACCTGGTGAATTCGGCTTGAGCAGCGTGCTAAAGTTCAAAATACCGCCCGGCTGCCCGAGCAATTCATCGGGTGACTTCCAGGTTCCTAAGGCGATGAACATTGTGTCTTTATTTCGTCATGTCGCGAGCAGAGCCGCCACCACATCGCGGTAGGTTATCCCAATAGGAATTTCAAAATCTTTTATAAAAATTTCTGAGCTTGAAAAGCTTTCAATTTTCATCCTGTTTACCAAAAACCCCCTATGCACCCTAAGGAATTGCTGGGCAGGCAGTTTCGCTTCCATACCCACCAGCCGATCGTAAACATCCAGTTTTGAATTGTGTGTGTGGATGCGGATAAAATCGTCCATGCTCTCGATAAATAAAATTTCTTTGATAAAAACTTTGTGAAAACGTTTGTTTGCCTTAAGAATAAGAAATCCCAGATGGGTGGCATCGGAATTTTCGAGAACGGGCTTATCCGATACCGCCTCGTAAAACC is a window encoding:
- a CDS encoding LytTR family DNA-binding domain-containing protein, producing MEYKCVIIDDEPMAIEVLQNHLAQIENLRATGTFTCPLAASQYLAKHPVDLLFLDIEMPAITGFGLLKTLSLLPKVIITTAHRNYAAEAFDFQVLDYLLKPISLERFMKAVNRFYEAVSDKPVLENSDATHLGFLILKANKRFHKVFIKEILFIESMDDFIRIHTHNSKLDVYDRLVGMEAKLPAQQFLRVHRGFLVNRMKIESFSSSEIFIKDFEIPIGITYRDVVAALLAT
- a CDS encoding T9SS type A sorting domain-containing protein — translated: MNIIFSISIVLIMCVANSAAAQCVQCEGGIASGTNASIIGTNNIASGNSSFAGGKDSEATGRESFAFGKNAKVIGSSPFAIAIGHDVTAFGGSSIVLGRNLMTTTSGAMIIGTGFNDSINSLKNEVPYSLMIGFNSSKPTFFVGESSGSSGTGKIGIGNVTDPQAKLHILGDYNSYNPTEASLLIESAGNHYSTLWLGDKEHSIYTKPGSDFKFSTSLNTDFVFENGNVGIGTNSPEQKLDVNGTIKATGFQLVNNTQGFGKILQSDEFGNATWVDAPSGACVQCDSTTNTGEFSSTLGKKTTASDFASFASGYEVLSSNAFSFAHGKFLTASGANSLAIGSFAIAEKYSSMVIGVGFSNDNRLKNDIRNSLMIGFGSNVPTFFIEGYHGMNRTGRIGIGNVTAPQAKLHIRADENYDTASVFIQAFNDNKPAYLWMGNKNFGIHKYSTTLEFLSGGDYVFGGGNVGIGTNSPEQKLDVNGTIKATGFQLMNNTQGFGKILQSDEFGNATWVDPSSGACVQCDENSNPSGLYASVIGIENTASGEAAFASGKINTSPGDFSTSLGYGNNAEGKFSLAGGEECSATGQRAFAYGQFARAEGSRSLALGKFVLAYGANSVAIGRYVKSVISDAMIIGCGIDTNNYIENNEVSTLMIGFNSNRHTFFVDKASGLNTTGKIGIGNVTDPEAKLHILGDNDPYNTDDASLYIESAGSYYSTIYLGDKSHFIKTKPGKDLEFNAAGQDFYFNNGNAGFGTNQPAAKVQVKDGDIFIEDIDRGIIMKSPDGNCWRGTVNNQGMLEFTQVDCQTLETGINSPEPSNSKRVKIYPNPVGNQVFINCEETLAGLQLEISDINGRLILSQKLRNTENSIDVSTYQPGTYLFRLTDKNGKLVATEKVIKE